One Amaranthus tricolor cultivar Red isolate AtriRed21 chromosome 10, ASM2621246v1, whole genome shotgun sequence genomic window carries:
- the LOC130824797 gene encoding zinc finger BED domain-containing protein DAYSLEEPER-like, with protein sequence MATNDENIEMIDLENVSSELVHPVQNSSEDVRPQSFNPEHVSKEQLQKQLVCSDSIQTPLDTAFKEEVHTQPNSANVVRSGPLNSTEASNEMFNSKPAEKLPSESQYSNSQTEHSLIVKSEQVEPEPMDLGEANLQNMDEHADLTQPVTLELVHLPQAVLEPVHSQPDGMKRVSSQSHGAGLAYSRAFGMELVDTQPLSSEISNTQLETSETQPNKRRKKSIVWEHFTIESVGPGCQRAYCKVCNQSFAYSDGSKYSGTSNLQRHIANGTCSVVFRQQERNQSSPYMPKSGGTDGGNGHQSKRRYRSSTSPYLIFDQDRCRQAIARMIIMHDYPLYMVEHPGFVSFVQNLQPHFDMVSFNIVQGDCVAIFLREKQNLQRFIAGIPGKICLTVDLWTSSQSTAYVFVTGQFIDSDWKLHRRLLNVVMEPFPESDRALSHAIGTSLSDWGLDRKLASITFNQAPSENALDQLRALLAVKNPMLLNGQLLIRSCIARTLSSMAQEVIASSEKTIKKVRTSVKYVKTSESHEEKFSELKKQFQVPTEKSLSLDNITKWNTTYEMLLAASELKQVFSCLDTCDLDYKDAPSMEDWREVENILMYLKLLFDTANLLMSEPTPSSNVFFHEVWKIQLELARATASDDLFVAGLAKSLQDKFHKYWKNSCLVLAVAVAMDPRFKMKLVEFSYTKIFMNEAPVYIRVVDERLHELFQEYLTVPLPLTPLENNNVGDVGGEDHHLNNVLFDFDMYIMETSQQMKSELDQYLEESLLPRVQDFDVLGWWKLNKLKYPTLSKMARDILSVPLSTVSPDAVFAIPMNEMDSYRCSLRPETLEALICAKDWLKTDSNIVSKELVKMGL encoded by the coding sequence ATGGCGACCAATGATGAAAACATTGAAATGATTGATTTAGAAAATGTAAGCTCTGAGCTTGTTCATCCAGTGCAAAACAGTTCTGAAGATGTGCGTCCCCAATCATTCAATCCGGAGCATGTCAGTAAGGAACAATTGCAAAAACAGCTTGTCTGCTCTGATTCTATACAAACACCGCTAGATACTGCTTTTAAAGAGGAGGTTCATACTCAGCCCAACAGTGCAAATGTAGTGCGTTCTGGGCCTCTTAATTCAACTGAAGCTAGCAATGAAATGTTCAATTCAAAACCAGCTGAAAAGTTGCCAAGTGAGTCACAGTATTCAAATTCTCAAACAGAGCATTCTTTGATTGTCAAATCCGAACAAGTTGAACCAGAGCCCATGGATTTGGGGGAAGCCAACTTGCAGAATATGGATGAACATGCTGATCTCACCCAACCTGTTACCCTTGAGCTTGTGCATTTGCCTCAAGCCGTTCTAGAGCCAGTTCATTCGCAACCAGACGGGATGAAACGTGTTAGCTCTCAAAGTCACGGAGCTGGACTTGCTTATTCGCGTGCTTTTGGCATGGAACTGGTTGATACACAGCCTCTAAGCTCAGAAATTTCTAATACACAGCTAGAAACTTCCGAGACTCAGCCTAATAAGCGCCGGAAGAAGTCTATAGTCTGGGAGCACTTTACTATTGAATCTGTTGGTCCTGGCTGCCAAAGGGCGTATTGTAAGGTGTGCAACCAGTCTTTTGCATACAGTGATGGTTCTAAGTATTCTGGTACAAGCAACCTGCAGCGCCATATCGCAAATGGGACTTGCTCTGTAGTCTTCCGTCAGCAGGAGAGGAATCAGTCGTCCCCCTATATGCCGAAGAGCGGTGGAACCGATGGGGGAAAtggacatcaatcaaaaaggcGTTATCGCAGCTCTACTTCaccatatttaatatttgatcagGATCGTTGCCGGCAGGCGATTGCGAGAATGATCATCATGCATGATTACCCACTTTATATGGTTGAACATCCGGGATTTGTTTCGTTTGTCCAGAATCTTCAGCCTCATTTTGATATGGTCAGCTTTAACATTGTACAAGGAGATTGTGTTGCCATTTTCTTGAGGGAAAAGCAAAATCTTCAAAGGTTTATTGCAGGGATCCCAGGGAAAATTTGTCTGACAGTGGATTTGTGGACTTCAAGTCAATCAACTGCTTATGTTTTTGTTACTGGGCAATTCATCGACAGTGACTGGAAGCTACACAGGAGACTACTTAATGTTGTAATGGAGCCATTTCCTGAATCAGATAGAGCTCTCAGCCATGCTATTGGTACTAGTCTATCAGATTGGGGATTAGATCGCAAATTAGCCTCAATTACTTTCAATCAGGCACCAAGTGAAAATGCACTTGATCAGCTGAGGGCTTTGCTTGCAGTAAAAAACCCAATGCTTCTTAATGGCCAGTTATTAATACGGAGTTGCATTGCTCGTACTTTGAGCAGCATGGCCCAGGAAGTAATAGCTTCTAGCGAGAAAACTATCAAGAAAGTTAGGACGAGTGTCAAGTATGTGAAGACATCAGAATCACACGAGGAAAAATTCTCTGAGCTTAAGAAACAGTTTCAAGTACCAACTGAAAAGAGTCTTTCTCTTGACAACATCACAAAATGGAACACAACTTATGAAATGCTCCTTGCTGCTTCTGAGTTAAAGCAAGTCTTTTCTTGTTTAGATACATGTGACCTTGATTACAAAGATGCCCCTTCCATGGAAGATTGGAGGGAAGTTGAAAACATTCTTATGTATCTTAAACTTCTGTTCGACACTGCGAATTTGCTCATGTCGGAACCCACTCCATCATCAAATGTGTTCTTCCACGAGGTGTGGAAGATCCAACTGGAGCTGGCACGTGCTACTGCAAGTGACGATCTATTTGTGGCTGGCCTTGCTAAGTCTCTGCAAGACAAGTTTCACAAGTACTGGAAGAATTCTTGCCTGGTTTTAGCGGTTGCTGTGGCTATGGATCCCAGGTTTAAGATGAAACTCGTGGAGTTCAGCTATACCAAAATCTTTATGAACGAGGCTCCAGTTTACATCCGGGTCGTCGATGAAAGGCTCCACGAACTTTTTCAAGAGTATCTAACTGTTCCTCTTCCATTGACCCCTCTGGAGAACAATAATGTCGGCGATGTTGGGGGAGAAGACCACCACCTTAACAACGTACTTTTTGACTTTGATATGTATATCATGGAAACAAGCCAGCAGATGAAGTCAGAGTTAGACCAGTATCTGGAGGAGTCTCTCTTACCTAGGGTGCAGGATTTCGATGTGCTAGGTTGGTGGAAGCTTAATAAACTCAAATATCCGACCCTTTCAAAGATGGCTCGAGATATATTGTCTGTGCCCCTGTCAACAGTTTCTCCTGATGCAGTGTTCGCTATTCCAATGAACGAGATGGATTCGTATCGCTGCTCCTTGAGGCCTGAAACTCTCGAGGCCCTCATATGTGCGAAAGACTGGTTGAAGACAGATTCTAACATAGTCTCAAAAGAGCTAGTGAAGATGGGGCTCTGA